In Balaenoptera acutorostrata chromosome 12, mBalAcu1.1, whole genome shotgun sequence, a single window of DNA contains:
- the SOCS5 gene encoding suppressor of cytokine signaling 5, translating to MDKVGKMWNNFKYRCQNLFSHEGGSRSENVDMNSNRCLSVRDKNICIGDSAPQQQSSPLRENVALQLGLSPSKNSSRRNQNCATEIPQIVEISIEKDNDSCVTPGTRLARRDSYSRHAPWGGKKKHSCSTKTQSSLDTDKKFGRTRSGLQRRERRYGVSSVHDMDSVSSRAVGSRSLRQRLQDTVGLCFPMRTYNKQSKPLFSNKRKIHLSELMLEKCPFPAGSDLAQKWHLIKQHTAPVSPHSTFFDTFDPSLVSTEDEEDRLRERRRLSIEEGVDPPPNAQIHTFEATAQVNPLYKLGPKLAPGMTEINGDNSAIPQANCDSEEDTTTLCLQSRRQKQRQVSGDSHAHISRQGAWKVHTQIDYIHCLVPDLLQITGNPCYWGVMDRYEAEALLEGKPEGTFLLRDSAQEDYLFSVSFRRYNRSLHARIEQWNHNFSFDAHDPCVFHSSTVTGLLEHYKDPSSCMFFEPLLTISLNRTFPFSLQYICRAVICRCTTYDGIDGLPLPSMLQDFLKEYHYKQKVRVRWLEREPVKAK from the coding sequence ATGGATAAAGTGGGGAAAATGTGGAATAACTTCAAATACAGGTGTCAGAATCTCTTCAGTCATGAGGGAGGAAGCCGTAGTGAAAATGTGGATATGAACTCCAACAGATGTTTGTCTGTCAGAGACAAAAACATCTGTATAGGAGACTCAGCTCCTCAGCAACAAAGCAGTCCCTTAAGAGAAAATGTTGCCTTACAACTGGGGTTAAGCCCTTCAAAGAATTCTTCGAGGAGAAACCAAAACTGTGCCACTGAAATTCCTCAGATTGTTGAAATAAGCATTGAAAAGGATAATGACTCATGTGTCACTCCAGGAACAAGACTTGCAAGAAGAGATTCCTACTCTCGACATGCTCCTTGGGGTGGGAAGAAGAAACATTCCTGTTCTACAAAGACACAGAGTTCACTGGATACTGATAAAAAGTTTGGTAGAACTCGAAGTGGACTTCAAAGGAGAGAGAGGCGATACGGTGTAAGCTCTGTGCACGACATGGACAGCGTTTCCAGCAGAGCCGTAGGAAGTCGCTCTCTGAGACAGAGGTTGCAGGATACTGTGGGCTTGTGTTTTCCCATGAGAACTTACAACAAGCAGTCAAAGCCCCTCTtttctaataaaagaaaaatacaccttTCTGAATTAATGCTTGAGAAATGCCCTTTTCCTGCTGGCTCGGATTTGGCCCAAAAATGGCATTTGATTAAACAGCATACAGCCCCTGTGAGCCCACATTCAACATTTTTTGATACATTTGATCCATCCTTGGTTTCTACAGAAGATGAAGAAGATAGGCTTCGAGAGAGAAGGCGGCTTAGTATTGAAGAAGGGGTTGACCCCCCTCCCAACGCAcaaatacatacgtttgaagccACTGCACAGGTTAACCCGTTATATAAACTGGGACCAAAGTTAGCTCCTGGAATGACTGAAATAAATGGGGACAATTCTGCAATTCCACAAGCTAACTGTGACTCTGAAGAGGACACAACCACGCTATGTTTGCAGTCACGGAGGCAGAAGCAACGTCAGGTATCTGGAGACAGCCATGCCCACATTAGCAGACAGGGAGCTTGGAAAGTCCATACACAGATTGATTACATACACTGCCTTGTGCCGGATTTGCTTCAGATCACAGGTAATCCCTGTTACTGGGGAGTGATGGACCGTTACGAAGCAGAAGCCCTTCTGGAAGGGAAACCTGAAGGTACATTTTTGCTCAGGGACTCTGCGCAGGAGGACTACCTCTTCTCTGTGAGCTTCCGTCGCTACAACAGATCCCTGCATGCCCGAATTGAACAGTGGAATCACAACTTTAGTTTTGATGCTCACGACCCATGTGTGTTTCACTCCTCCACTGTAACAGGACTTTTGGAACATTACAAAGACCCCAGTTCTTGCATGTTTTTTGAACCATTGCTTACGATATCACTAAATAGGACTTTCCCTTTTAGCCTGCAGTACATCTGCCGTGCAGTCATCTGCAGATGCACTACGTATGATGGAATTGATGGGCTCCCTTTACCATCAATGttacaggattttttaaaagagtatcaTTATAAACAAAAAGTTAGAGTTCGCTGGCTAGAACGAGAACCAGTCAAGGCAAAGTAA